One genomic region from Reichenbachiella ulvae encodes:
- a CDS encoding biotin--[acetyl-CoA-carboxylase] ligase, with the protein MLRFFNSLYFCHILSLILHKINQLILHKFFAKTQFLGKKVIFLPQCHSTNEVAMSLVNHGHAREGMVVITEDQTAGKGQRGNSWHSEPGKNLTFSFIIKPHFVSLDRQFQLHTIVSLGILDAIRKFTNEQLKVKWPNDIYLGEKKLGGILIENTIRGSQIDYSVVGIGLNANQVSFELPNATSLIIHNKVEVNLDELAEEVLIQIEKRYSQVQEGINLMSEYEASLFGKERERNFQDGKGKFRGIIKGVNENGQLMVWDQQCLRTYNFKEVSFLD; encoded by the coding sequence TTGCTCAGATTCTTTAACTCCCTTTACTTCTGTCATATATTGTCTCTAATTTTGCACAAAATTAATCAATTAATCTTGCATAAATTCTTTGCCAAAACTCAATTTCTAGGTAAAAAGGTCATCTTTCTGCCACAATGTCATTCTACTAACGAAGTAGCCATGTCATTAGTGAACCATGGCCATGCCAGGGAAGGTATGGTGGTGATCACTGAAGATCAAACTGCAGGCAAAGGACAGCGAGGAAATAGCTGGCATTCAGAGCCGGGTAAGAACCTGACTTTTTCATTCATTATCAAGCCACATTTTGTCTCTCTCGATAGGCAATTCCAACTCCATACCATTGTTTCTCTTGGTATCTTAGACGCGATTAGGAAGTTTACCAATGAGCAACTAAAAGTGAAGTGGCCGAATGATATCTATCTAGGAGAGAAAAAGCTTGGTGGTATTTTGATAGAAAATACCATTAGAGGAAGTCAGATTGATTATTCAGTAGTAGGGATTGGCCTCAATGCGAATCAGGTGTCATTTGAATTACCCAATGCCACCAGTTTGATTATCCATAATAAGGTAGAGGTGAACCTTGACGAGTTGGCGGAAGAAGTTTTGATTCAAATAGAAAAGAGATATTCTCAAGTACAAGAGGGGATTAACTTGATGAGTGAGTATGAGGCAAGCTTATTTGGTAAGGAGAGGGAAAGAAACTTTCAGGACGGAAAAGGAAAATTTAGAGGGATCATAAAAGGGGTGAATGAGAACGGTCAACTGATGGTCTGGGATCAACAATGTCTCAGAACTTACAATTTCAAGGAAGTCAGCTTTTTAGATTGA
- a CDS encoding DegT/DnrJ/EryC1/StrS family aminotransferase, which yields MEVPFFDLTRQHAAIENELFSVMEAVMNSGQFLNGTYLSQFEDSWSQYLGVEHTVGVANGTDAIYLTLKALGIGSGDEVITTAVSWVSTASAIVNAGAKPVFVDVDESGLMNLDLIEHMVSSKTKALLVVHLYGQMVNVVKAKAICDRLGIMLIEDAAQAHGASFDGVSPGQLSSAATYSFYPTKNLGAIGDAGAVVSRDRELATEIRKLANQGGVSKKNIERIGITSRLDELQAAILCAKLKYLFRWNERRVEIARSYNDILKQCAGISFLKNYSASHHVYHQYVILSSNRDEFISYLSENGVGVDVHYSQPLPELPMFHVEGNSFPVAKKITQEVVSLPIFPELRKVEIEHICRVIGHFLDKTRSPTVD from the coding sequence ATGGAGGTTCCCTTTTTTGATCTAACTAGGCAGCATGCTGCAATTGAGAATGAATTGTTTTCCGTGATGGAGGCAGTGATGAATTCTGGTCAATTTTTGAATGGGACATACTTGTCTCAATTTGAAGATAGTTGGTCTCAGTACCTAGGAGTGGAACATACAGTAGGAGTGGCGAATGGCACGGATGCAATTTATTTGACACTAAAGGCACTTGGTATTGGTTCTGGAGATGAAGTGATTACTACGGCCGTGTCCTGGGTTTCTACAGCATCAGCCATTGTAAATGCTGGAGCCAAACCAGTATTTGTTGATGTGGACGAATCAGGATTGATGAATCTTGACTTGATAGAACACATGGTTAGTTCGAAAACCAAAGCGCTATTGGTAGTTCATTTGTATGGTCAGATGGTGAATGTTGTCAAGGCAAAGGCCATTTGCGACCGACTGGGCATCATGTTGATCGAAGATGCGGCACAGGCTCATGGGGCGAGTTTTGATGGGGTCAGTCCTGGTCAATTATCGTCAGCTGCTACATATAGCTTTTATCCAACCAAGAATCTTGGGGCCATAGGTGATGCTGGAGCAGTAGTTAGTCGAGATAGAGAACTTGCTACAGAGATTCGGAAATTGGCCAATCAGGGTGGCGTTTCAAAAAAAAATATCGAGAGGATAGGTATTACGAGTCGATTGGATGAATTACAGGCGGCAATTCTCTGTGCGAAACTTAAATACTTGTTTAGATGGAATGAAAGAAGAGTTGAAATAGCAAGAAGTTATAATGACATACTGAAACAGTGTGCGGGAATCAGTTTTCTCAAAAATTATTCAGCGTCTCATCATGTCTATCATCAGTATGTGATTCTCAGTTCTAATCGAGATGAATTTATCTCCTATTTATCTGAAAATGGAGTGGGGGTTGATGTTCACTATTCGCAACCACTGCCAGAGTTGCCTATGTTTCATGTTGAAGGCAACTCCTTCCCGGTTGCGAAAAAAATAACACAAGAGGTCGTTTCTTTGCCCATTTTTCCTGAATTAAGGAAAGTTGAAATAGAACACATCTGTAGAGTCATTGGCCATTTTCTCGACAAAACGCGGTCCCCGACAGTTGATTGA
- a CDS encoding UDP-2,3-diacylglucosamine diphosphatase, producing MDLHIPELQPGKKIYFASDFHLGSPDLVSSIAREKKIVNWLKSITNDAQALVLVGDLFDFWFEYKKSIPKGHIRFLGQLATMADLGIPIIVFVGNHDLWLKDYLKEQLGANIIHHPKSFSLNDKKFYIAHGDGLDPKDKKFRAIKAVFTNPICQYLFRWLHPDIGIALADWWSSKSKDSKLGQHEDQHLVDHSHKLHQNSPHDFYIYGDCHVARTETIEEGLYCNLGDWIHHYSYAEFDGKDLHLKRFQE from the coding sequence ATGGATCTTCATATCCCAGAACTACAACCCGGAAAAAAGATATATTTCGCCAGTGATTTTCATCTTGGCTCACCTGATCTCGTCTCTTCAATTGCCCGGGAAAAAAAGATTGTCAATTGGCTAAAATCAATTACTAACGATGCGCAAGCACTAGTATTGGTTGGAGACTTATTTGATTTTTGGTTCGAATACAAAAAATCAATTCCTAAAGGACATATACGTTTTCTCGGACAACTAGCAACCATGGCTGATCTAGGAATCCCCATCATTGTCTTTGTGGGTAATCATGACCTGTGGCTAAAAGATTATTTAAAAGAACAGCTAGGGGCTAACATCATACATCACCCCAAGTCATTTAGCTTAAATGACAAAAAATTTTACATCGCTCATGGTGATGGTTTAGATCCAAAGGATAAAAAATTTCGAGCAATTAAGGCGGTATTCACCAACCCCATATGTCAATACCTTTTTCGTTGGCTACATCCAGATATAGGAATCGCACTTGCAGACTGGTGGTCCAGCAAGAGTAAAGACAGTAAACTTGGACAACATGAAGATCAACATTTGGTAGACCATAGCCACAAGCTACACCAAAACTCTCCTCATGATTTTTACATATATGGCGATTGTCATGTTGCCAGAACAGAGACCATCGAAGAAGGCCTGTATTGCAACCTCGGCGATTGGATCCACCATTACTCTTATGCCGAATTTGACGGGAAAGATTTACACCTAAAACGTTTTCAAGAATGA
- a CDS encoding DUF6048 family protein, which translates to MKISKYIFFSFSLLFITKTLSAQEYIYEKRERDWKPSEVFFSADVVGLGRLISGDIQSEFQTKIDFDQFYLALDGGRSDLSSSGNGFNYSSSGYFFRVGPQANLIPYNKNRSSIFFGVNYAQSLFSDQIDYRVIQSAWGEQDLSFKNDNLTARWFEANLGIQARIFGPIYLGYTIRFKMAKKLSGEGVLEAYEIPGFGRASSSATFGFNYYIIYRLGFRDKPIPAKPRKIKVKDENDSN; encoded by the coding sequence ATGAAAATATCAAAATATATATTTTTTAGTTTCAGTCTTCTGTTTATAACTAAAACCCTATCTGCTCAGGAATATATATATGAAAAACGCGAGCGAGATTGGAAACCGTCAGAGGTGTTTTTTTCTGCCGATGTTGTTGGGCTTGGACGCTTGATTTCAGGAGATATTCAATCTGAGTTTCAAACGAAGATTGATTTCGACCAATTCTACCTTGCATTAGATGGTGGTAGAAGTGACCTATCTTCATCAGGAAACGGCTTCAACTATAGCAGTTCAGGATATTTTTTTAGAGTTGGGCCTCAAGCGAATCTTATACCATACAATAAAAACAGAAGTAGCATTTTTTTTGGTGTCAATTATGCTCAGTCTCTCTTTTCAGATCAAATAGATTACCGAGTAATACAGTCAGCTTGGGGTGAACAGGACTTAAGCTTTAAAAACGACAATCTAACTGCCAGATGGTTTGAAGCCAATCTAGGCATACAGGCACGGATATTTGGACCGATCTATTTAGGCTACACCATTCGTTTTAAGATGGCCAAAAAACTTTCAGGAGAAGGCGTATTAGAAGCGTATGAGATTCCAGGTTTTGGAAGAGCCTCTAGCTCCGCGACTTTCGGGTTCAACTATTATATCATTTACCGATTAGGATTCAGGGACAAACCAATTCCTGCCAAACCAAGGAAAATCAAAGTAAAGGACGAAAACGATTCGAACTAA
- the ahcY gene encoding adenosylhomocysteinase — MIDTQLKHKVKDISLAAWGRKEIELAEAEMPGLMSLREEYGASKILKGARIAGCLHMTIQTAVLIETLVELGAEVTWSSCNIFSTQDHAAAAIAEAGIPVFAWKGMNEEEFDWCIEQTLFAFEGGKPLNMILDDGGDLTNMVLDRYPELVKDIKGLSEETTTGVHRLQEREAKGTLPMPAINVNDSVTKSKFDNKYGCKESLVDAIRRATDVMMAGKVAVVAGYGDVGKGSAASLRGAGARVIVTEIDPICALQAAMDGFEVKKMDNAVSEADIVVTTTGNKDIVVGRHFKAMKDKTIVCNIGHFDNEIDVAWLNQNASKDEIKPQVDLYDLDGKHIILLAEGRLVNLGCATGHPSFVMSNSFTNQTLAQIELWTNTDQYENKVYMLPKHLDEKVAMLHLKKIGVELDVLSVEQAEYIGVTVEGPYKPEYYRY; from the coding sequence ATGATAGATACACAATTAAAACACAAAGTAAAAGATATCAGTTTGGCCGCTTGGGGTCGCAAAGAAATTGAATTGGCCGAGGCAGAAATGCCAGGTTTGATGTCTTTGAGAGAAGAGTATGGTGCTTCTAAAATTCTAAAAGGAGCTAGAATCGCAGGATGTTTACACATGACCATCCAAACCGCTGTATTAATTGAGACATTGGTTGAGCTTGGTGCAGAAGTAACTTGGTCTTCTTGTAACATATTCTCTACTCAGGATCATGCTGCAGCTGCTATAGCAGAAGCAGGGATTCCAGTGTTTGCCTGGAAAGGCATGAATGAAGAAGAATTCGATTGGTGTATCGAGCAGACTTTGTTTGCATTCGAAGGTGGTAAGCCTTTGAATATGATTTTGGATGATGGTGGAGATTTAACCAACATGGTGTTGGATAGATATCCAGAGTTGGTGAAAGACATCAAAGGTCTATCTGAAGAAACGACTACTGGTGTTCATAGACTTCAGGAGAGAGAAGCTAAAGGCACCTTGCCTATGCCAGCTATCAATGTAAATGACTCTGTGACTAAGTCTAAATTTGATAACAAATATGGATGTAAGGAGTCTTTGGTAGATGCGATCAGAAGAGCTACTGATGTAATGATGGCGGGAAAAGTAGCTGTCGTTGCAGGGTACGGTGATGTTGGGAAAGGTTCTGCAGCTTCCTTGAGAGGGGCTGGTGCGAGAGTGATCGTGACAGAAATCGACCCAATATGTGCGCTGCAGGCTGCAATGGATGGTTTTGAAGTGAAGAAAATGGATAATGCCGTATCTGAGGCAGATATCGTAGTTACTACTACGGGTAACAAGGACATCGTAGTAGGACGTCATTTCAAAGCGATGAAGGACAAAACGATCGTTTGTAACATTGGACACTTTGATAATGAAATCGATGTGGCATGGTTGAACCAAAATGCATCGAAGGATGAGATCAAACCACAAGTGGATCTTTATGACTTAGATGGGAAACATATCATCTTGTTGGCAGAAGGTCGTTTGGTGAATTTGGGATGTGCAACTGGTCACCCATCATTTGTAATGTCTAATTCATTCACAAACCAAACTTTGGCTCAGATCGAACTGTGGACTAACACGGATCAATACGAAAACAAAGTATACATGCTACCAAAGCATCTTGATGAGAAAGTAGCTATGCTGCATTTGAAGAAGATCGGAGTGGAGCTTGACGTACTGAGTGTAGAACAAGCAGAATACATAGGTGTAACGGTAGAAGG
- the rsfS gene encoding ribosome silencing factor: protein MTEVKGVKESEQLEEIVVKGMQEKKASDIVVIDLKEIGNAVANYFVICSGNSDTQLDAIADSVEEEVYKALGINPWQKEGKENKEWILLDYADVVVHIFRKDRREFYSLEKLWGDAKVTQIEDL, encoded by the coding sequence ATGACAGAAGTAAAGGGAGTTAAAGAATCTGAGCAATTAGAGGAGATAGTGGTCAAAGGAATGCAAGAAAAAAAGGCTTCTGATATAGTTGTCATTGATTTGAAAGAGATCGGAAATGCAGTTGCCAATTATTTCGTAATTTGCTCAGGAAATTCTGACACTCAGCTCGATGCAATAGCCGACTCAGTAGAAGAAGAAGTCTATAAAGCACTGGGCATCAACCCCTGGCAAAAGGAAGGCAAAGAAAACAAAGAGTGGATTTTGCTAGACTATGCCGACGTAGTGGTTCACATCTTTAGAAAGGATCGTAGAGAATTTTACTCACTCGAAAAGCTCTGGGGAGACGCCAAGGTGACTCAGATAGAAGATTTATAA
- the spt gene encoding serine palmitoyltransferase has product MSILKERLAKFTYADEVKNAGLYPYFREISSDQDTEVMINGKKVLMFGSNSYLGLTNHPKVKEAAKEAVDKYGTGCAGSRFLNGTLDLHIELENKLAEFFEKEAALIFSTGFQTNLGVISCLTGRNDYIIIDEFDHASIIDGTRLSFSKVVKYRHNDMTSLEAQLAKLPSDAVKMIVVDGIFSMEGDIAKLPAIVDLAKRYKAEIIVDDAHAVGVIGKNGSGTASHFGLVDDVDFIVGTFSKSLASLGGFVAADKVAIDFMKHHARSLIFSASIPPSSAASALAALDLMKNEPQLMEKLWDNTNYAIKSLRELDFEIGPTESPIIPIYVRDNEKTFQVTQFLVENGVFVNPVISPAVQSGDSLIRFSLMASHTHEQIDFALEKLIEARKVIQFGIEAEQEILMPKTAVAK; this is encoded by the coding sequence ATGAGTATTTTAAAAGAACGTCTTGCAAAATTTACCTATGCTGATGAGGTTAAAAATGCAGGACTGTATCCTTACTTTCGAGAAATCAGCTCTGATCAGGATACAGAGGTGATGATCAATGGTAAGAAAGTTCTAATGTTTGGCTCTAATAGTTATTTAGGACTTACGAATCATCCGAAGGTAAAAGAGGCAGCGAAGGAGGCAGTAGATAAGTATGGTACTGGTTGTGCGGGTTCTCGATTTTTGAATGGGACGTTGGACTTGCACATTGAACTTGAAAATAAACTTGCAGAGTTTTTTGAGAAAGAAGCTGCCTTGATTTTTAGTACAGGTTTTCAGACTAATTTGGGCGTAATTTCCTGTTTGACTGGTCGTAATGATTACATAATCATCGATGAATTTGATCATGCCTCTATTATAGACGGAACTCGATTGTCATTTTCAAAAGTGGTGAAATATCGTCATAATGACATGACCTCTCTTGAGGCACAGTTGGCCAAATTGCCATCTGATGCGGTTAAAATGATTGTAGTAGACGGAATCTTTAGTATGGAAGGTGATATTGCTAAACTTCCTGCAATTGTTGATTTAGCCAAAAGATATAAAGCCGAAATTATAGTTGATGATGCTCATGCCGTTGGAGTAATTGGAAAAAATGGTTCTGGAACAGCCTCTCATTTTGGTTTGGTTGATGATGTGGATTTCATCGTAGGAACGTTCAGCAAGTCATTGGCATCATTGGGTGGATTTGTTGCAGCTGATAAGGTTGCGATTGACTTTATGAAACATCATGCCAGGTCTTTGATTTTTTCTGCTAGTATTCCTCCATCATCAGCTGCAAGTGCACTGGCAGCTTTGGATCTCATGAAGAATGAGCCGCAATTGATGGAAAAACTCTGGGACAATACCAATTACGCCATTAAGAGTTTAAGGGAATTGGATTTTGAGATTGGACCTACTGAGTCTCCTATTATACCAATTTATGTAAGGGATAATGAGAAAACCTTTCAGGTAACTCAGTTCCTCGTTGAAAATGGGGTTTTTGTCAATCCAGTTATATCTCCTGCCGTACAAAGCGGAGATTCTTTGATTAGATTTTCTTTGATGGCTTCCCATACCCATGAGCAGATTGATTTTGCCTTAGAGAAATTAATTGAAGCAAGAAAAGTGATTCAATTTGGTATAGAAGCTGAGCAGGAGATTTTGATGCCTAAGACAGCAGTAGCCAAATAA
- the ftsH gene encoding ATP-dependent zinc metalloprotease FtsH encodes MAEKPRTKNTAGQPNGNKPNYQIWVIIGLMTFIFGISYFSNNNSAKEISFKRFEDMVMSHDVKRVVLIGNQNIVEVTLKEEALENSKYKLELENQNSLGMSGSNPHYFFKIESKDIFVKKKDELNARLNGGADYEYLVDERSDYTNIFLNSGFFIIIILGFWFLMRRMTGGGGPGGQIFNIGKSRAALFDAENKVKITFDNVAGLDEAKEEVKEIVEFLKNPTKFTKLGGKIPKGALLVGPPGTGKTLLAKAVAGEAGVPFFTLSGSDFVEMFVGVGAARVRDLFKQAKEKAPCIVFIDEIDAIGRSRGKGQMPGSNDERENTLNSLLVEMDGFSTDSGVIILAATNRPDVLDSALLRPGRFDRQIGIDKPDIIGRDAIFKVHLGPLKIDKKVDSKKLAAQTPGFAGAEIANVCNEAALIAARKDKKAVDLKDFQDAIDRVIGGLEKKSKIISPEEKKIVAYHEAGHAVAGWFLEHADPLVKVSIVPRGMAALGYAQYLPKEQYLYQTEQLLDEMCMALGGRAAEDIVFGKISTGALSDLERITKMAYSIVTVYGMNEAIGNLSFYDSKQSEYNFNKPYSDATAEKIDKEVKTIIDQAYARTKDLLTDKKEELEKIAQALLEKEIIFQQDLEDLIGKRPFEKETNYQAFTNGKGVEEQKNEEALEELKSTVKSEVEQEDSKDSELDRDLEQSSAENPK; translated from the coding sequence ATGGCAGAAAAACCAAGAACAAAAAATACGGCCGGCCAGCCCAATGGAAATAAGCCGAATTACCAAATATGGGTAATCATTGGCTTGATGACCTTCATTTTCGGCATATCGTATTTTTCGAATAACAATTCCGCAAAAGAGATTTCCTTCAAGCGATTTGAAGACATGGTAATGAGCCATGACGTGAAGCGTGTCGTTTTGATCGGCAATCAAAACATAGTTGAAGTTACCCTCAAGGAAGAAGCATTAGAAAACAGCAAGTACAAACTAGAGTTGGAGAACCAAAACAGCCTCGGCATGTCTGGTTCAAACCCTCATTACTTCTTCAAAATTGAAAGCAAAGACATTTTCGTCAAAAAGAAAGACGAACTGAATGCCAGACTGAATGGTGGTGCTGACTATGAGTATCTAGTTGACGAAAGATCAGACTACACTAACATATTTCTTAACTCCGGATTCTTCATTATTATCATCTTAGGATTCTGGTTTTTGATGAGAAGAATGACTGGCGGTGGCGGTCCAGGTGGTCAAATTTTCAACATAGGAAAATCAAGAGCTGCTCTATTTGATGCTGAAAACAAAGTGAAAATCACCTTCGACAATGTAGCTGGTTTAGACGAAGCAAAAGAAGAGGTGAAAGAAATTGTAGAGTTCCTGAAAAACCCAACCAAGTTCACCAAGTTAGGTGGTAAAATCCCTAAGGGAGCGCTATTGGTAGGCCCTCCAGGTACAGGTAAAACTTTGCTAGCGAAAGCAGTAGCTGGTGAAGCAGGTGTCCCTTTCTTCACATTGTCAGGCTCTGACTTTGTTGAGATGTTTGTAGGAGTGGGTGCTGCCAGAGTTAGAGACTTATTCAAACAAGCAAAAGAAAAAGCGCCTTGTATTGTATTTATTGATGAGATCGATGCAATCGGTAGATCAAGAGGGAAAGGCCAAATGCCAGGATCTAATGATGAAAGAGAAAACACACTCAACTCTCTACTTGTAGAAATGGACGGTTTCTCTACCGATTCTGGGGTAATTATTCTGGCTGCTACTAACAGACCAGACGTGCTAGATTCTGCTTTGCTAAGACCTGGAAGATTTGATAGACAAATCGGTATTGACAAACCAGATATTATTGGAAGAGATGCTATTTTCAAAGTACATCTAGGACCTTTGAAAATCGACAAGAAGGTAGATTCCAAAAAATTAGCAGCACAAACTCCTGGGTTTGCAGGTGCTGAAATCGCCAACGTTTGTAACGAAGCAGCGTTGATAGCTGCAAGAAAAGACAAGAAGGCAGTAGATCTCAAAGACTTCCAGGATGCCATTGACAGAGTGATTGGTGGTTTGGAGAAGAAAAGCAAGATCATCTCTCCTGAAGAAAAGAAAATTGTGGCTTATCACGAAGCTGGACATGCAGTTGCAGGCTGGTTCCTCGAACATGCAGATCCATTGGTAAAGGTAAGTATCGTCCCAAGAGGTATGGCTGCTTTGGGGTATGCGCAATACTTACCAAAGGAGCAGTACCTCTACCAAACCGAACAACTGCTAGACGAAATGTGTATGGCCTTGGGTGGTAGAGCTGCAGAGGACATCGTCTTTGGTAAGATATCTACAGGGGCACTTAGTGATCTGGAAAGAATCACAAAAATGGCATACAGCATAGTGACTGTATATGGTATGAACGAGGCGATAGGAAATCTTTCTTTCTACGATTCTAAGCAATCTGAATACAATTTCAACAAACCATATTCGGATGCTACTGCGGAAAAAATAGATAAAGAGGTCAAGACTATTATCGACCAGGCCTATGCCCGAACCAAAGATCTGTTGACAGATAAGAAAGAAGAATTGGAAAAAATCGCTCAGGCACTTCTTGAGAAGGAAATCATTTTCCAGCAAGATCTGGAAGACTTGATTGGTAAACGTCCATTCGAAAAAGAAACAAACTACCAGGCCTTTACCAATGGCAAAGGAGTAGAAGAACAAAAAAATGAAGAGGCGCTCGAAGAATTAAAATCTACAGTTAAATCAGAAGTAGAACAAGAGGATTCGAAAGACTCAGAACTCGACAGGGATTTAGAACAATCCTCTGCTGAAAATCCAAAGTAA
- a CDS encoding potassium channel family protein, giving the protein MKQLNLFEKRRINRFIFAIILSFASLSIGVGGFIWIENYNLAEAFYMSIITISTVGYNEIHPLSADGRMFASFYIILNLGIFAYVVSVISTYIFEGELNQIYKKYLYHKEVKKMKDHVIVCGYGRNGAKACEELANSNVSFVIIERDEELANSIVQNTSFKVVQGDATSDEVLETAGIALAKSIIISLPNDAENVFLTLTSRDFNKDIKIIVRASEESSEKKLLRAGADKVIMPDAVGGLHMAQHITKPVVIDYLESLSGSDENGLQLEEIHIKDLKSEFVNKSIGELDIRKVSGVSILGLRKGEEKFLFNPNSHEKLLTETVIIIIGQLEEIKSFKGHFLA; this is encoded by the coding sequence ATGAAGCAATTGAACCTTTTCGAAAAACGAAGAATCAATCGATTCATTTTCGCAATTATTCTATCATTTGCATCCCTTTCAATAGGGGTAGGAGGATTCATTTGGATCGAAAACTACAATCTAGCAGAGGCCTTTTACATGTCTATCATCACGATTTCGACTGTTGGCTACAATGAAATCCACCCGCTTTCGGCTGATGGCAGAATGTTCGCTAGTTTTTATATCATTCTCAACTTGGGGATTTTTGCCTATGTTGTGTCTGTTATCTCCACTTATATTTTCGAAGGAGAATTAAATCAAATTTATAAGAAGTACTTGTACCATAAAGAAGTCAAAAAAATGAAAGACCATGTAATAGTATGTGGATATGGTAGAAATGGTGCCAAAGCCTGTGAAGAACTCGCAAATAGCAATGTCTCATTTGTAATCATTGAAAGGGACGAAGAACTGGCCAATTCAATTGTTCAAAACACCAGTTTCAAAGTGGTGCAAGGAGATGCTACCTCGGACGAAGTACTTGAGACCGCTGGAATTGCTCTTGCAAAATCCATCATCATTTCACTTCCTAATGATGCGGAAAACGTTTTCCTCACTTTGACTTCCAGAGATTTCAACAAAGACATCAAAATAATAGTACGAGCTTCAGAAGAAAGCTCCGAGAAAAAATTGCTTAGAGCTGGCGCAGATAAGGTGATCATGCCCGATGCGGTTGGAGGTTTGCACATGGCCCAGCACATCACCAAACCAGTAGTCATAGATTATCTAGAAAGTCTATCTGGATCCGATGAGAATGGGCTTCAACTGGAGGAAATTCACATAAAAGATCTCAAAAGTGAATTTGTAAACAAGAGCATCGGTGAATTAGATATTAGAAAGGTTAGCGGTGTATCCATTTTAGGACTTAGAAAAGGAGAGGAAAAATTTCTTTTCAATCCTAATTCACATGAAAAGCTTTTGACAGAAACAGTGATCATTATCATTGGACAACTCGAAGAAATAAAATCCTTCAAAGGCCATTTTCTTGCATAA
- a CDS encoding DUF6452 family protein, with protein MKIKLRHIGLSLVASMWLFACANDPDCALEQPESIVKIVFYDNETEEKTEVKYDLIEASGSDSILYNRADTLALFNMPVNPSVDTLSYYFVTGVSIDSVTVTYQRKLDWLSEECGPYFKFSELKIVTHTFDSISVTDPIIDKEVNENIKIYIF; from the coding sequence ATGAAAATTAAACTAAGACATATTGGATTGAGTCTGGTCGCTTCGATGTGGCTTTTCGCTTGTGCCAACGATCCGGATTGTGCACTTGAGCAACCAGAAAGCATTGTTAAGATTGTGTTTTATGATAATGAAACGGAAGAAAAAACTGAGGTTAAGTATGATTTGATTGAGGCAAGCGGGAGTGACTCTATTTTATACAACCGAGCGGACACGTTAGCCTTATTCAACATGCCAGTCAACCCATCCGTTGACACACTGTCCTATTACTTTGTGACCGGTGTGAGTATTGATTCTGTGACCGTCACTTATCAAAGAAAACTGGACTGGCTATCGGAAGAGTGCGGGCCCTATTTCAAATTTAGCGAACTGAAAATCGTCACTCACACCTTCGATTCGATTAGTGTGACTGACCCAATAATTGACAAAGAAGTTAATGAAAATATCAAAATATATATTTTTTAG